GGCTTCAGCCTTACAcagaaaaaattgatttgacTGAATCACAAGTCTTATACATTATATTATGATCACCtcatattgataaaaaaaagtcTAGAGAACAATTTATTATGAAATCAAGAAAGAATTTCTGATCATAAAAAATAGAGAGGCAAATTATTGGAAGCAACTATCATATATGGCaagtatatttttatgatgatAAATTTTTCCACTTATGAAATTACATTAGAATATGTTGGTATTGTGTAATCATAAACCCCTTTATTAAGGgcaaaagtattttttaaagcTGGATTgcttttaattataaaaaaaatgacattcgtttgagacaaataaaaaaaagaatgacattatataaattaaaatagaaaaaataaaataaaattaagttaTATACATTATTAAATAATCTTGTATGCTATCTGTTCAATCAACGGAAATCTACGTGCTATGAATAagcctttttttaaaatacataatttcAATATGTATTGTCCGTCAATCAATTGATATCGGCATGCTATAAGTAagcatatttaaaatataaaatatataattagatAAATATCGCATGCTACATGTTAGTCTACTTGATGAGCATTTGGTCCCaattaatttttggaattttttttaaaaatacttagAAACTTCTATTTGTTCATATAATTTGTTATtacttgacaaatatatttgacAAAATTCCTAAGTTCTTAAGTTCTAAGAACAAAATTAGAATTTGGGAACTTtggaagttttaaaaatttaaaaataacctcaaattttatattttataaaaacaccaatcatttattaatttcaactaaatatttatctactAACTTAGAGCCtctttggattgacttataagttacttataagttgttttcagttttttgagtgtttggctgaccaacttaaaattattttgtgcttaaaataagtcccaataaatatttgaatttgtttggatggacttattttaagcagcttataagttgaaaacaacttataagtaaaaaaaataaaaattggactgcacctatttttttttttaatttataagcagttttcaatttataacttacttaaaataaattcatccaaCAGGCTCTTACTCCATTAATATGATCAAccaagattttataaaagaatagtttggtATTACCTCGTCCGAAAAAtaatagtttgagtgacaagatttaaaaaaaaagaataatttatttttaattctatTAATGTATTGCTCTTGCCTATAatgtattttgttgttgttgattattttcaatcatgttataatttttttttaacgaaaatgttcattataaaataataacacaaacttatgggtatttttaataaCTTTTTAGAACTTACgggtacaaaataatattttttaaaattttaccaaaaacttagaaaaatttatGGCCAAACGCATGGTGAAACTTCACTTAAATTTCTAACTTAGAAAAATTTATGGCCAAACGCATGGTGAAACTTCACTTAAATTTCTTGCAAGAATATTTGAGAACTTCGGCCCAAACAACACCTTAAAATATAGAATATGtaattctaaaaataaaacaaatatcaCTGGTGTATTTCTGAAAATATAACAGAGAAAGATTACAATATGGTgtattccatttttttttattgatggtATATACTCCCTCCAATTCAAACTGAAAAGCgatagtttatgtatgaaactcaTACTCCAatattttagatatgaaactcaaaaaagaaaaatagtttaaGCGTGTTTTTGACATCTATCTTTTTGATATAATAAGCATTAATATTTTAAACTGAAAAAAAGAGATCTACAATACCAAATTGCAAAATAATAAGCCacgtaaaagaaaaataactatttttttcatgttattATGCACATTTTCTCTTAAAATCTAAGCTTTATATACCGCCAATGTGAAtaatattttatactattaGATTATCAAATGGTATTTACATGTAAGATTCTTAAAATGTGAGATTTAAAggagtaaaataaaatatattatatgttacAATAGGTGAAATTtattaaagaataaaaaaatcaaattaggaaaaaaaaaagatatttacgTGATACCACTATTCTTAAAAATACATTGCCGATACATTTATTATAGGGATTACAAGCAAATCCTCGGGATTCAACAAAACTCTAATATTTAACAtacatttttccaaaaaaaaaaaaagaatatttttatattgtatttataaaaCTTGAGTGATGActattttaaaaagttattttttttgtgaatgAATGTGTCTGTTCAGTTTAAAATGTCCAAATATTACAAACTAAACAATAATGACACAATGTTACAAAGATTGTTTTCCTTGACAATATGTATTGTACTTGaattctttcttaaattaatcTCATCAAATGATGTAATCCTTTTATTAGTAGTATTAAATTTTAGTCaagcaagaaaaaaaatatttttttcttatatgatCTCTCTTCAAGAGATAACGGAGCAACCACAAAAAAAAATGTGGCATAACAGATGTGACTGTTTTTCACAAATCAAAGGACTTAAAAATTCAAATGGATCGTACATAATACGAATACAAATAATAAATcgtacaaaatataaatttaaataagaataaAGGGAGTAAAGGAGTACATAGCATTATACATAGCGTATATTGTCCTCCAAATATGCTTATGGCATAAATGTCTATACATTTCtctttacaattttttttccacttgTTCCTGTCTATATTTTCGCCACCCCCATTTCTCATTTTCTTCCATTGTTGCcccctctcccttctctctctctctaaatgCCCTAAAAATCCAATATAAAAGATACCCTTTTCTCCTCCATAGCCGCTATATCTCATCTGAGTCCTCACACTCTTCTTCATCCACATCTAGTCAACAATCAGTCACTGAAACAGAGAGGATTCAAAGAAGAACTTCACAGATCATCTTTCTCTTGTTTTCCTCTTCAAAATCCATCCTCTTCCCAAGAAAATCGTTTTGGATTGGAAAATGTTTTGTTAaaaacccacagatttttattttttgttgttggtatagTTAAGGAACAAAACTTTTTTTGTTGattgaaagataaaagagtTTTTTTGAGGTATTTCAATGGCACCCAGTATGGATTATGCATTTTCTAGCCTTTTGTGTGCAGAAGACAACAGTAGCATTTTTTGCAATGAGGACAATGATGTCGGATTTGGGTTTGTAGAGGAAGTTGTGGTGGAAGATATATGGTATCCTAGGATTCATCGAAATTGTCAAGAAAACAGGAAGTTGTTTAATGGGGAGGAATTTTATACTGGTGTGCCATTGCAGAGTGATGAGTGTTTAGTCTTGATGATTGAAAAGGAATGTGAACATATGCCTGCTGTTGATTACCTTGAACGGTTGAGAAATGGGGATTTGGATATTGGGGCTAGAGATGAGATTCTTGATTGGATTTATAAGGTTTGGTTCATGAATCTACAGAtgatctttatttcagatgatCGGATTCTTTGAAAATGTAGCTGGGTGCGTGTTAGATCCTTCAAAAGTAGttgcatttttggaggatccgacacggATGTGGCAACAGTTTTGGAGAATCCGAGCAATATAATGATTTAATTAATGGAAATTGTTGACTAGTGGTTCCTAATAACTTAGATTAATtagattttatgaaattaatgGAGCTTGATGGAGTTATTAGATTCCTAAACAGTAACTGGTAACGAACTGGAGTATTTAATAAAGGAGTTTCAATGATGTAAATTTTTTTTGGAACAAAAGGGGAGGTTGATTTTATGTCATAATTATCTTAGGAGGTTTTAGTTTGGGATGTGTGTaggggagggggagggggagggggtgGGGGTTGGGGTTTGATGAATGATTCTTGGTTTTTACTTTATCATGGTATAACTTTTTGCAATGCATTCACACAAAACATGAATGCGGTTTTTGGGGAATCCTTTTGGTGTTTGTTTAATGGTAAGCTGATGCTGATATGTTAAATGAGTTTGTGTGGgatttcaccttttttttttggatcttTTTTCCTGTTTCACCAACTCTTAGCTGTCTGTTACATGATTTCTTTTACCTCTTTACTTGTATTGTTCTGCTTCTTGTGTTGTTTATCAAGGAGTTTCACACTGTAGATTTGTGATTGATTATCGGTTACtaattgtaatttatttttgtttgagtTAGATATCGAGCCAATCTAACGGTGGATCGGTTCTTGCAGGTTCATTCACAATTCAATTTTGGTCCAATGTGTGCATATTTGGCTGTCAACTATCTTGATAGATTCTTTTCTGCCTATGACTTACCTGTAAGTTCTTTGATTACTAAATTTGGTAGTATTACTTTGCTTTTAGTTCCATTCAATCACATTGCTTATAACATCTATTGTTGTCTCCACAGAAGGATAAGGCATGGATGATGCAGTTACTTGGTGTAGCTTGTTTGTCAATTGCTGCCAAAATGGAGGAGACTGATGTTCCTCTGTCTTTAGATTTCCAGGTGAattttcatatcaaactttaagtACATTGCTTGCATTGTGGGATTGCACTcgttatgttgttgttgctaatTGGGAATTTGCGACGACAGGGAGGGGATACAAAGTTTGTATTTGAAGCTAAAACCATACAAAGAATGGAGCTACTTGTGTTGACCACATTGAAATGGAGAATGCAGGCTATCACCCCATTCTCATTCATAGATTATTTCATCAAGAAGATAAGTAGCGATCAAATCACTTCAAGATCTTCAATCAATAAATCAGTAGAACTCATACTAAGCACACTAAAAGGTGAATCTCATTTAATCTTGAGATAAATATGATCTTGATTTATGCTTGTTTGACTAGGAAGAAGTAGAACATGGAAGATGGACTAATTTTTTTGGTGGTTGAAAATTCAATGCAGGAATTCACTTCTTGGAATTCAAGCCTTCTGTGATTGCAGCAGCAGTGGCAATCTCATTTGCAGTAAAAACTGAGACAGTAGACAGTGAGAAAGCACTATCTGCTCTAGTTCAACATGTACAAAAGGTAAATATGGGGGTCCAAACACTCATTAGTATAAACTTGATCATTCCTGCACTTTCCATGCTGATTAACTTGTAACAATACTAAAGTTTTCTTCTTTACTCTAACTTTGCAGGATAAAGTGATGAAATGTGTTAAATTGATTCAAGAATTGTCATTGCCAAGTGATTTTGTTAAAGTTCCAATTGCTTCTTCAATCCCATCTCTTCCTCAGAGTCCAATTGGTGTGTTGGATGCAGCATGCTTAAGTTACAGAACTGATGGCTCAGGAGTCGAGTCATGCGCGAATTCATCGCATAATAGTCCAGTGAAGAGGAGAAAGCTAAATAGACCCTGTGAAGTGGATACTTAGAGATGGATGAAATATTAAGTGGAAGGAGGCCTTTTGTCaagttattatgttatggttgaATGAGAGTTTTGGTGTGATCTTTTGAGAATGCAATGCACC
This region of Solanum dulcamara chromosome 9, daSolDulc1.2, whole genome shotgun sequence genomic DNA includes:
- the LOC129903874 gene encoding cyclin-D2-1-like; translated protein: MAPSMDYAFSSLLCAEDNSSIFCNEDNDVGFGFVEEVVVEDIWYPRIHRNCQENRKLFNGEEFYTGVPLQSDECLVLMIEKECEHMPAVDYLERLRNGDLDIGARDEILDWIYKVHSQFNFGPMCAYLAVNYLDRFFSAYDLPKDKAWMMQLLGVACLSIAAKMEETDVPLSLDFQGGDTKFVFEAKTIQRMELLVLTTLKWRMQAITPFSFIDYFIKKISSDQITSRSSINKSVELILSTLKGIHFLEFKPSVIAAAVAISFAVKTETVDSEKALSALVQHVQKDKVMKCVKLIQELSLPSDFVKVPIASSIPSLPQSPIGVLDAACLSYRTDGSGVESCANSSHNSPVKRRKLNRPCEVDT